A region from the Hippopotamus amphibius kiboko isolate mHipAmp2 chromosome 15, mHipAmp2.hap2, whole genome shotgun sequence genome encodes:
- the LOC130836868 gene encoding olfactory receptor 7C1-like, whose protein sequence is MESGNQTHALEFLLLGFSAKSEIQFILFGLFLSMYLVTFTGNLLIILAIISDSHLHTPMYFFLSNLSFADICFTSTTIPKMLLNLRTQSKVITYKACLSQIFFFIVFGCLGNLLLTVMAYDRFVAICHPLHYTVIMNPCLCGLLALGSWCLSVMGSLIETLPILRLSFCTNLEIPHFFCDLPEVLKLSCSDTLTNNIVVYFATGLLAVIPFNGILFSYHQIVSSILRISSAGGKFKAFSTCGSHLSVVSLFYGTGLGVYLSSAATSSSKTSLVASVMYTMVTPMLNPFIYSLRNRDMKGALGRLLSRAASLSDRAVAGLS, encoded by the coding sequence ATGGAATCAGGAAATCAAACACATGCTTTGGAATTTCTCCTCTTGGGATTTTCTGCAAAGTCAGAGATTCAGTTCATTCTCTTTGGGCTGTTCCTGTCCATGTACCTGGTGACATTCACTGGGAACCTACTCATCATCCTGGCCATCATCtcagactcccacctccacacccccatgtacttcttcctctccaacctgtcctttgcTGACATCTGTTTCACttccaccaccatcccaaagatgctgctGAACCTCCGGACACAGAGCAAAGTCATAACATATAAAGCCTGTCTCAGCcagatatttttcttcattgtgtttGGATGCCTGGGCAATTTACTGCTGAccgtgatggcctatgaccgctttgtggccatctgtcaccccctGCACTACACTGTCATCATGAACCCCTGCCTCTGTGGACTGCTAGCCCTGGGATCCTGGTGCCTCAGTGTCATGGGCTCCTTGATTGAGACCTTGCCCATTTTGAGGCTATCCTTCTGCACAAATCTGGAAATCCCACACTTTTTTTGTGATCTTCCTGAAGTCCTGAAACTCTCCTGTTCTGACACTCTCACCAATAACATAGTGGTATACTTTGCAACTGGCCTTCTGGCCGTGATTCCTTTCAATGGAATACTTTTCTCTTACCATCAGATTGTTTCCTCCATACTGAGGATTTCTTCAGCTGGGGGCAAGTTCAAAGCTTTTTCCACCTGTGGGTCTCACCTCTCAGTGGTTTCCTTGTTCTACGGCACAGGCCTTGGGGTCTACCTCAGTTCTGCAGCCACTTCATCCTCTAAGACAAGTCTAGTGGCCTCGGTGATGTACACCATggtcacccccatgctgaaccccttcatctacagtctgaggaacaggGACATGAAGGGGGCCCTGGGGAGACTCCTCAGCAGGGCAGCATCTCTCAGTGACAGGGCTGTTGCAGGCCTCTCATAA